Part of the Virgibacillus natechei genome is shown below.
GCGGATATGTCTATGGAAGTTGAGCTTGCAAGAAACATGGTACATAAGGCTGCTTGGTTAAAAGATAATGGGAAACCTTTTGGTAGAGAAGCGGCCTATGCCAAATTGTATGCAACCGAAACTGCTTTTCGATCAGCGAATGAAGCGATTCAAATTCATGGTGGTAATGGTTATATGCGTGAATATGAAGTAGAACGATATTTGCGTGATGCGAAGCTCCTGGAAATAGGAGAAGGTACATCTGAGATTCAGCGAGTAGTTATTGCAAGACAACTAGGTTGTTAGAAAACTCGAATACTAGGGAGAGAGTTTATGATTAACAAAGTACTTATAGCTAATCGAGGAGAAATTGCAGCAAGGGTTATACGAGCGTGTAAAAAACTTAATATTCAAACGGTTGCAGTGTACTCAGAGGCTGATCAAAAATCAGTATATGTGAGTATGGCGGATGAAAGTTACTTAATTGGTCCACCACGGGTAAACGAAAGTTATCTAAATGTGGAAAAAATTATTTCCATCGCTAAAGAAGCAGAAGTTGATGCTATTCATCCTGGATATGGATTTTTAAGCGAAAGTGCAAATTTTGTTGAAAAATGTAACGAACAAGATATAATCTTTATTGGTCCTGCTGCTGAAATCATGAAAAAGATGGGAAGTAAGATTGCCGCAAGAAGAGCGATGCAAGCAGCTGGTGTTCCAGTTATACCTGGGACAGATGGTGCAGTAGAATCCGTTGAAGAAGCCAAATTAGCAGCGAGTGAAATAGGTTATCCCATCATGCTTAAAGCTTCTGCTGGTGGAGGCGGAATAGGCATGCAGGTGGTACAATCGGAAGAAGAACTAACAAAAGCATTTGAAAATAATTCAAAGCGTGCTTTAACATTTTTTGGCGACGGTTCCATGTTTCTCGAAAAAAAATTAGATAACACTCGACATATTGAAATTCAAATTTTAGCAGACCAGCATGGTAATGCCGTGCATTTATTCGAACGTGAATGCTCTGTTCAGAGACGTAATCAAAAAGTAGTTGAAGAGGCCCCCTCTACATTTATATCTGAAAACACCCGTAAGAAAATGGGGAGATCAGCTGTCAATGCAGCAAAAGTATTAGGTTATACAAATGCTGGCACCATTGAATTTTTGGTAGATGAAGAGGAACGATTTTACTTTCTCGAGATGAATACAAGAATTCAGGTTGAGCACCCAGTGACCGAAGAGATAACAGGGGTAGATATTGTCAAAGCCCAAATACAGATTTCTAATAATGAAAAATTACCTATCATTCAAAATGATCTCGTTATTAACGGTCATGCAATAGAAGTTAGAATTTATGCGGAAGATCCAGTTACCTTTTTTCCATCACCGGGGCATATATATAAGTTTGAACTCCCTGTAGGGGAATATATACGCAATGAAACTTCTGTGACCAACGATTTTGAAGTTACACCATTTTATGATCCATTAATTGGTAAACTAATCGTTAAAGGTTCAACCAGAGATAAGGCAATTTTTCGTTTAAAGGAAGCACTTCAGATTTACCAAATTGAAGGAATTAAAACGAATATACCAATGTTATTAAAGATTATAGATATTCCAGAGTTTCTAGCAGGGGATACTACTACATCCTTTATTCAGGAACATTATTTACCACTAGTGAAAAAATAAGGAGGAAACAGTCAATGCAAGAAATAAAAGCAAGTATGGCAGGTAACGTTTGGAAGATTGTTGTAGAACAAGGGGAGTACGTTGAAGAAGGTCAAGATATTGTTATTCTGGAATCTATGAAAATGGAAATCCCTATTGCAGCAGAGGAGGCAGGAACAATAAAAGAATTCAAAGTAGCTGAAGGCGATTTTGTTAACGAAGAGGACATTATTGTAATTATAAGCAAATAATTATGGATTCGTTATCTACGTACCGAGGGGTATTAGCTATGAGGGAGAAGGTGATTACTATAGATCTTGTAGATTTGAAAATAGTGGAAGAACATATAGCACTTATTACGCTGAATCGATCAGAAGCAGCAAATGCCATGTCCAAATCGTTGCTTGATGATCTTAATCATACTATCCAGAAAGTAAATCAGAATACAGATATCTATTGTACAATTATTACCGGTTCAGAGGAAAAGGCTTTCAGTGCGGGTGCAGATTTAAAAGAACGTAAGGGGATGACAGAGGATCAAGTGATAGCCGCCGTTCAATATATTGGTGAAACCATTACCACTGTTGAAAATATGCGTATGCCAGTTATTGCAGCACTTAATGGTGTTGCTTACGGTGGTGGACTTGAATTGGCGTTAGCTTGTGACCTTCGTATAGCTGCTGATCATGTGAAAATGGGATTAACCGAAGTTTCACTTGCAATTATACCAGGTGCTGGTGGGACACAGCGCTTGCCTCGTTTAATTGGTTTGGGGCAGGCAAAGCGTTTGATTTATACCGCGAAACCGGTTAGAGCTGAAGAAGCATTAACGATCGGTTTGGTAGAACAAGTAGCTGAAAAAGATAAATTGTACGATGAAACAATCCAACTGGCTAAAACCATTGCAAGCAATGGCCCTATAGCATTAAATCAGGCAAAAACAGCGATTAATAATGGGATGCAAACAGATATTGCTTCGGCTTTAACTTTAGAGCATTCAAACTATAAAAAAACAATACCAACAACTGACCGAATGGAAGGTCTGATAGCTTTTAGCGAAAAGAGAAGACCGGAATACAAAGGAAAATAAAAGCAGGAGGGTACATAATGTCCGATGTGGAAGATCTGCAAAGTAGAATAGAAAAGATTGAAAAGGGTGGTTCTGAAAAATATCATGAAAAAAACGAGGAAAAAGGAAAACTTTTTGTTCGAAAACGATTAGAATTATTATTTGATGACGGTATTGATGTGGAAGATGCATTCTTTGCTAATAATATGGATGATTCGCTGCCATCTGATGGGGTGGTAACAGGGATCGGGAAAATTAATGGCCAATCGGTTTGTGTTATGGCCAATGATTCTACTGTAAAAGCAGGATCATGGGGGAAAAGAACAGTAGAAAAGATTATTCGTATTCAGGAAACAGCTGAAAAGTTGGAGATTCCGATGCTCTATTTAGTTGATTCAGCTGGAGCAAGAATTACAGATCAAATTGAAATGTTTCCAGGACGTCGTGGAGCAGGACGAATCTTCCATAATCAAATTAAATTATCTGGACGTGTGCCGCAAGTTTGTCTATTATTTGGCCCATCAGCTGCGGGTGGAGCATATATTCCAGCATTTTGTGATATCGTTGTCATGGTTGATGGCAATGCATCGATGTACCTTGGTTCACCTCGGATGGCTGAAAAAGTAATCGGGGAGAAAGTGAGTCTAGAAGAAATGGGTGGTGCAAATATGCATGCCTCTGTATCTGGTGTTGGTGATGTATTGGTTAAAACGGAGGAAGAGGCGATTGAATACTCCCGAAATTATTTAAGCTATTTTCCCGCCAATTTCAGAAATAGAGCAAAATCAGCAGAGCCAAAAGAAGTAAAATCCTTTGAGAAAACAATTACGGACTTGATACCAGAAAATCAAAATGCTGCTTTTAACATGTATGATTTGATTAATCGAATGATTGACGAAGACAGCTTTTGTGAAATCAAAAAGAAATTCGCTCCGGAGTTAATAACTGGCTTAGGAAGAATTAACGGAAAATCAGTGGGCATCATCGCCAATCAACCTCGTATGAAGGGAGGAGTACTTTTCCCAGATTCAGCTGATAAAGCTGCAAAATTCATTCAGCTTTGTGATGCGTTTAATATTTCATTGCTCTTCCTTGCAGATGTTCCTGGATTTATGATCGGTACAAAGGTGGAGCGAGCAGGAATAATTAGACATGGTGCTAAAATGTTAGCCACGATGAGTGAGGCTACTGTTCCCAAAATTTCAGTAATCGTAAGAAAAGCATACGGAGCAGGATTGTATGCGATGGCGGGACCCGCATTTGAACCGGATTGCTGTATTGCATTACCATCTGCGCAAATCGCCGTTATGGGGCCAGAAGCAGCAGTAAATGCTGTATATGCTAACAAGATAGCTGAATTACCTGAAGAAGAACGTCCAGCTTTTATTAAAGAGAAACAAGATGAATATAAAGATAATATTGATATTTATCGGTTAGCATCCGAAATGGTAATTGATGCAGTTGTTGAACCTGCAAAATTAAGGGATGAATTGACGAGTCGTTTAGCTCTGTATGAAAATAAAAATGTTACGTTTACAGAACGAAAACATGGTGTATATCCAGTTTAAATTAAAAGAAGCTTTGATCTTAGATCAAAGCTTCTTTTAATTTAGTGTTAACCATAATATTATTATGTTAACTAAATTGAGATAATTCATAAGGTAGAAAAACTACATATAATCTCGTATAATAGACGCTAGTAAAGTTATGCGAGAAAGGACTTGAAAATGCCGTGATGATTAAAAGTTTAACGCGAACACGTACCGAGTTACCGCATTTAGTTGCGCTTTATAAACAAATGGTTGATAACAAAGATAAATCAAATGCTACTAAAATACTGGATATTTATGAAAAATTGGAAAAAGAAGAACTGATAATCAGTTTTGCTGGTCATTTTTCTGCTGGGAAATCATCGATGATCAATGCGCTTTTAGCAGAAGATATTTTACCGAAAAGTCCCATTCCGACAAGTGCCAATGTCGTCAAAATTAATTCAGGTGAAGGTATGGCTAGAGTGTTTTTTAAACATAGTAATCCTCTAGCATATAAAGAACCATACGATATTGATAGGATAAAGGAATATTCAAAGGAAGAAGACACGATAGAAAAAATAGAAATAAGCACTGGAAAAAAGGTTGTACCTGAAGGTTCTGCAATTATTGATACACCTGGTATAGACGCCGCAGATGATGCTGATCGCTTAATGACAGAGGGTTCATTATACCTCGTTGATATATTGTTCTATGTAATGGATTATAATCATGTACAATCGGAAGTTAATTTACAATTTTTAAAATCATTACAAGAAAAGGGTATTCCGTTTTATGTAATTATTAATCAAATTGATAAACATGATGAAACAGAAATTTCATTTAACACGTTTGATAATAGTATTAAACAAACGTTTGACCTATGGGGTTTGTATCCACAAGGAACTTTTTATTGCTCATTACTTTATCCTGCAGAAAATCATAACCAGTTTAACGAAATAAAGCGAACTCTGTTTTCATTAATGAGTATCTATAAGGACGAATATTTAAATATTGATAGATCTGTGACGCAAGTAATGAAAGAACATAAACATTATTTGAAGACGAAATATGAAGATGAAATGGATAATGATGCTACTAATAATGAATCTCAGGTTAGTATGGAAAACATTAATAATACAGAAACAAAATTACATCAATTAAAAAATGAACCTTTGGAATTGGAGAAGGCTTTTAATAGTGAATTACAAAAGACATTACAAAATGCATATTTAATGCCTTCTAGTATTCGGGATAATGCTGCAGCATTTTTAGAGTCGCAGCAATATAATTTTAAAGTAGGTTTACTTGCAACAAAGAAGAAAACAGCTGAAGAAAAAGATGCTAGGGAAGCGGCTTTTTTGAATCCTTTGCTGGAAATTATAGAGGCATCTGTTCAGTGGAGATTGCGTGATAAATTTATAAACCTATTAAAAGAAAATGGTGTGGAAGACCACGAAGTTCATAAGCGTGTCCAGAGGCTATCAATTATTTACTCGAGAGAAGATCTTATAAAATTAATGAAGACTGGGGCAAAAGTGAATGGTGATTATATATTAAATTATACAAACGATGTGGCTGCTGATATAAAAAGTAAATATAAACAAGAAGCACGTTTAGTGTGGAAAACAATTCATCAAGCTGTTACTGATAAAAATGAAGAGACAATTAATATATATGAAACACATCTCAGTCAACTTCAGGAAAAACGTGCGCTACAACTAAAAAAGGACGATCTTCAAACAGAATTAGATGAGAAATATAGTAGATTGGATAAACAGTTGGAGTATCCAGAAAATGTTGATGAAGCTCAGTTATTAATACAAAATGATATAGAATCGAGAAAGCAAACCATTTCATTAGCAGATGATTCAAAAGAAAATAAGGGTTCACCAACTATTAAAATTAAAAAAGAAGAAGTTTCAGAAGTAAAAACGAAAAGAGAGAAAAAACACTCGGTCGACAGTGTGCTTGATAGTATTGACAAAACACTTCAAACTATAGCAGATTTACCAGGATTTCAGACATTGACAGCGGATCTCAATGGGAAATATGGACGCTTAATAGATCGTACGTATACGATAGCACTATTTGGTGCATTCAGTGCTGGGAAGTCATCATTTGCAAATGCTTTGCTTGGAGAAAGAGTATTGCCTTCATCTCCGAATCCGACAACAGCCACGGTAAATAGGATACGTCCTGTAACAAAAGAAAATAGTCATGGTACAGTTATTGTTACATTGAAGGATGAAAA
Proteins encoded:
- a CDS encoding enoyl-CoA hydratase-related protein, with the protein product MREKVITIDLVDLKIVEEHIALITLNRSEAANAMSKSLLDDLNHTIQKVNQNTDIYCTIITGSEEKAFSAGADLKERKGMTEDQVIAAVQYIGETITTVENMRMPVIAALNGVAYGGGLELALACDLRIAADHVKMGLTEVSLAIIPGAGGTQRLPRLIGLGQAKRLIYTAKPVRAEEALTIGLVEQVAEKDKLYDETIQLAKTIASNGPIALNQAKTAINNGMQTDIASALTLEHSNYKKTIPTTDRMEGLIAFSEKRRPEYKGK
- a CDS encoding acetyl-CoA carboxylase biotin carboxylase subunit is translated as MINKVLIANRGEIAARVIRACKKLNIQTVAVYSEADQKSVYVSMADESYLIGPPRVNESYLNVEKIISIAKEAEVDAIHPGYGFLSESANFVEKCNEQDIIFIGPAAEIMKKMGSKIAARRAMQAAGVPVIPGTDGAVESVEEAKLAASEIGYPIMLKASAGGGGIGMQVVQSEEELTKAFENNSKRALTFFGDGSMFLEKKLDNTRHIEIQILADQHGNAVHLFERECSVQRRNQKVVEEAPSTFISENTRKKMGRSAVNAAKVLGYTNAGTIEFLVDEEERFYFLEMNTRIQVEHPVTEEITGVDIVKAQIQISNNEKLPIIQNDLVINGHAIEVRIYAEDPVTFFPSPGHIYKFELPVGEYIRNETSVTNDFEVTPFYDPLIGKLIVKGSTRDKAIFRLKEALQIYQIEGIKTNIPMLLKIIDIPEFLAGDTTTSFIQEHYLPLVKK
- a CDS encoding acetyl-CoA carboxylase biotin carboxyl carrier protein subunit, whose translation is MQEIKASMAGNVWKIVVEQGEYVEEGQDIVILESMKMEIPIAAEEAGTIKEFKVAEGDFVNEEDIIVIISK
- a CDS encoding dynamin family protein translates to MIKSLTRTRTELPHLVALYKQMVDNKDKSNATKILDIYEKLEKEELIISFAGHFSAGKSSMINALLAEDILPKSPIPTSANVVKINSGEGMARVFFKHSNPLAYKEPYDIDRIKEYSKEEDTIEKIEISTGKKVVPEGSAIIDTPGIDAADDADRLMTEGSLYLVDILFYVMDYNHVQSEVNLQFLKSLQEKGIPFYVIINQIDKHDETEISFNTFDNSIKQTFDLWGLYPQGTFYCSLLYPAENHNQFNEIKRTLFSLMSIYKDEYLNIDRSVTQVMKEHKHYLKTKYEDEMDNDATNNESQVSMENINNTETKLHQLKNEPLELEKAFNSELQKTLQNAYLMPSSIRDNAAAFLESQQYNFKVGLLATKKKTAEEKDAREAAFLNPLLEIIEASVQWRLRDKFINLLKENGVEDHEVHKRVQRLSIIYSREDLIKLMKTGAKVNGDYILNYTNDVAADIKSKYKQEARLVWKTIHQAVTDKNEETINIYETHLSQLQEKRALQLKKDDLQTELDEKYSRLDKQLEYPENVDEAQLLIQNDIESRKQTISLADDSKENKGSPTIKIKKEEVSEVKTKREKKHSVDSVLDSIDKTLQTIADLPGFQTLTADLNGKYGRLIDRTYTIALFGAFSAGKSSFANALLGERVLPSSPNPTTATVNRIRPVTKENSHGTVIVTLKDENTLRNDILMVTKNFSPIEADFKSLVHWVEDKQIHKNVELNKMYQSYLQAIITGFDKNKDSIGNTVRISIEEFASYVTDETRACYIDSIDLYYDCSITKQGITLVDTPGADSVNARHTNVAFDYIKHADAILYITYYNHALSRADKDFLIQLGRVKEAFQLDKMFFVVNAADLASNDEELKLVTSYVQDQLVQLGIRFPRLFAVSSKQSLKNKLNNLALNKQMRDFEDDFYHFIHSDLTELTVKAALWDIKRAHQTMEHYRESLNLNAQEKERHQRDLLSKRDHAKQQLLNLSVDVYKEQVSQKIDKQLFYVLERISIRFHDMFKETFNPATITESGRKAQMQLRNSLQNLIEYVGFELVQELQAVSLRVEAFIQSQATDVYKNLAKSSKQIDETFILPEFDQVDLNTPYFINAFQNLDILEFDQVLAKFNGTKAFFAKNEKEVMKEQFQTIMKPYEKEYIEENKSIMDTTYVQHWDKLMDELKNKVIKNLDAHINNYLEIMESPVNGKHLTEKHNILDSIMDKHDIRDVQ
- a CDS encoding acyl-CoA carboxylase subunit beta codes for the protein MSDVEDLQSRIEKIEKGGSEKYHEKNEEKGKLFVRKRLELLFDDGIDVEDAFFANNMDDSLPSDGVVTGIGKINGQSVCVMANDSTVKAGSWGKRTVEKIIRIQETAEKLEIPMLYLVDSAGARITDQIEMFPGRRGAGRIFHNQIKLSGRVPQVCLLFGPSAAGGAYIPAFCDIVVMVDGNASMYLGSPRMAEKVIGEKVSLEEMGGANMHASVSGVGDVLVKTEEEAIEYSRNYLSYFPANFRNRAKSAEPKEVKSFEKTITDLIPENQNAAFNMYDLINRMIDEDSFCEIKKKFAPELITGLGRINGKSVGIIANQPRMKGGVLFPDSADKAAKFIQLCDAFNISLLFLADVPGFMIGTKVERAGIIRHGAKMLATMSEATVPKISVIVRKAYGAGLYAMAGPAFEPDCCIALPSAQIAVMGPEAAVNAVYANKIAELPEEERPAFIKEKQDEYKDNIDIYRLASEMVIDAVVEPAKLRDELTSRLALYENKNVTFTERKHGVYPV